GGATATGGACAGCGAGCATCCATGATTGCATTCATGGTAACATATGGCCTATAATGGGTGCTGGATATCATACCATACACCATACTACATACAAGCATAACTATGGTCATTATACCATTTGGATGGATTGGATGTTTGGCACCCTCAAGGTTCCTTTAGCCGAAGATGACAACGAGAAAGTAAAATGAGATTAATGTTTCAAAATTcacattcttttcttttccattGCATGCATGTGTTGTTCTTCTCGTGAGTCTTAAAAGCTTTGTAATCACTTTGTTGGAATAAGAAACATGACTTGCACTATTTGCTGCAAAGTTTCtgacttttcttttaattttcaattctAAAATGTTGTGTATTTAGACTTATATGGTAGGTGAGGCTGCTAAAGATATAAGCTTATGTAAGAGGCATAGTTTATCTTTTTTTCAGCcgttaacaaattttatttctCCTTGAAAAATATCATATAGTACCATGTTTATATGAAGTTAAGACTACTTCATTCTATACATCTatctcttaaataaaagttaaatatcAGCTTCCTCAGGAAAACCAAGTATTGGTGTCTAATGGTCAAACGTGCATTGATAATcaataaactaaatttaatcaTGGTTTGGATCATTGGATGTGAGCTGATTTCGAATTTTGAACTTAGAGGGACAAATAAATTCAAACTTTGATTTAAAAggagaaacaaatattttacttttatttgatgggtataCAAAATGTAGTATTAATTCCGCGTGAACATTGTGTTATATCATAGttctgaaagaaataaattatttaaatttaaattaaggtAAAAGATTTTAAGTTAAGGTAAAAAATCTGTAAGGTAGAAAAATAAGAcaacaaatcaatttttttaaaacttaagcTCTAATTGCAACACAAGTATAACGCTTCTATCTTGTATAAAAATGTGTTTCATCATGAGTTGCAACAAGACGCGTGCTgctctctctcaatctctctGTTTCATCCGCCGTGAAAATAGAAatacacctttttttttttttttttaactaacccACGTTTTCTTCCTTACCATCAAAAACAACTCATACGGCGAATCGACCAGactcagttttttttaaaaaaaaactcctccTTTTCTGCTTTTTCAGACACGAGATAATCGAACAGAGTCAGGTAATTTTCACTCTctaattctgttttttttttaaatctatttttgtaTAAAGTTCGCTCCTTTGACATGGGTTTTATAGTATTTGTGTCGACATAACAAAACATTTAGATTGCACACTGCTCCCCACTTGTGTTGATTAGGTTGTCCCACAGAGTCACTATTACTTTGATTACTCTGATGTTGAATTGGGGTTTCATCTACTCATCACGAAGGCTTTTACCTGTCTTACTTCCCTCTTTCTTGAATCTTAATTCTTGTCCACCagcttagcttttttttttccctttattGCTACTCTTCAACTAACTTCTTTTTTGGGGACTTTTTTAACTGCTACGTTAATACACGGAGTCTGTTCCTCGTTTTGGCGGTTTTTTTCCAGGTTTGTCGGTTCTTCTTGCGCCAAtggttttggaaaaaaaaaaggtttttaaaTTGGTggttttatatttctttcagtGTGTGTATGGTGAATCTAATTGCCAAGTGTTGAGTCTCTAATTAAACCTTGTAATTTGCAAAGTAAGTGACTCTTGGTTCCAGATTTGGTGAGATCACAATCTACTTAATCATTCTTTTGTTCAGTGCAAGTTTTGGCCTGAAGTTATAAAGGATTCATCTCTCATCTTTTGTCTTGTGGTTCTGTGTATGAAGAAGTTCGTTGTAGATAATAGGTTTCTTATAAACTTTAGTCTCTAGCTTGAACATGGAAAATGGTTATTGTATTAGAACAAAACCAATTAGTTATGGGCAATGACATATTTAGCTTTACCCAAAAGATTGAGCTGTGAATTAGTAAGTCGTTAGAAACGTTGTCCTTGGACATAATTAGTAAGTCGTTAGGAATGTttcttcattatttttattgtggtagttcttttataaaaactttttacTTTTTGCCCGGACCAGTTTGTGATTATTGAGATCTTAGGCTGTAACAAACCGGGGGACCTGAGATTTCAAGAAAATTGCTGATAATTGAGTTTCACCATCTGAAATTCAACTCGTAGAAACCTAACAGGTAAAGAGACCCCTAACTGTATTTGTCTTTGGTTGTTCTTGAGTTCATGTTGTTATCTTTCTTGCTTAGATTGTTGGCTTTTTCCATCTCTGTGGCCGCTTTAATGTAAAGAGAAAAAGGGaagattatttgattaatcTCATATTATAATGTCTCTGAGCAGGACATGATGAGAGAGGCGCAACAAGGCACTCACACTCTGAGGTCCCACGGAATGACACTAGCAAGAACTCACATGCACGACTGGATCATACTCGTACTACTCGTCATCCTCGAGTGCATCCTCCTCATAATCCACCCGTTTTACCGCTTTGTCGGTAAAGACATGATGACTGATCTAAGCTACCCTCTAAAGAGCAACACCGTACCTATCTGGTCTGTCCCGGTAAGCAAGCTTCCCCACTAACTCAAAGCTATTAACATTTAACATTTGACTGCAGACATCATTCACAACATAAACAAATCATTCCTTTCCTTCAGGTCTATGCGATGCTGCTGCCACTGGCTATATTCGTCTTCATCTACTTCCGTAGGAGAGACGTATACGATCTTCACCACGCGGTGCTAGGTCTGTTGTACTCTGTTCTGGTGACGGCTGTGCTTACTGATTCGATAAAGAACGCAGTTGGTAGACCGCGTCCTGACTTCTTCTGGCGTTGTTTTCCTGATGGCAAAGCTGTAAGTACTctgtttcaatatagatgatgttttgagagattttattttttcataatagAAGAAGATGTTTGCACAAATAtagataaatttaattttataaaaaacctGTGTAgctaattgtattttttgttatatctatttataattaaataaattagtttttaattatattttagtgaaacttttgaataaaaagtggttttcttaatatatgtgcattAAGGTAAAACATCATGGGAGTACTACTACTATTGTGTGTTTTAGTTCATGTTCTGTcttttgagttttgtttttttgcttcTCAGGTTTATGATAGTCTGGGTGATGTGATATGTCATGGTGATAAAAGTGTTATAAGGGAAGGGCACAAGAGCTTCCCAAGCGGACACACTTCATGTACTAAGACCAAACCTTTCTTGAGCATTAATAATACAGAACACTAGAAAGAAGCAAAAGAGAGTGAATAGTTTTGGCTATTGTAGGGTCTTTCGCGGGACTAGGATTCCTGTCGCTGTACTTATCGGGGAAGATTCGAGCGTTTGATGGTAAAGGACACGTTGCGAAGCTGTGCATTGTCATACTCCCTTTGCTAGTTGCAGCTCTTGTTGGTATCTCTCGTGTGGATGACTATTGGCATCACTGGCAAGACGTCTTTGCTGGAGGCTTGCTAGGTATGCTTGTTTTCACTCTCTActcaaaaagatcaaaacttgTTTCCCCTTTAAACATCACACCGTCGTCTAAACTTGCAGGTCTTGTGGTCTCTACGTTCTGTTATCTTCAATTCTTCCCGCCACCATATCGCACTGAAGGTGAAAAGAGAATTGTTGATTCCTTTTGAGAAGATAAGTGTTGTGAATTGAACAACAAATGTATGGTCTTTTTGTAGCTTGGGGACCATATGCTTACTTCCTTGTGTTGGAGGCGGCACGAGCTCAAGCTCAAGCTCAAGCTCAAGCTCAAGCAGCAGAGAATGAAGCGGCCCAACGACCGCCTCAGGGTGATAACGGTGAAGAGGAAGACGGTGGGTTTATGGGACTACATTTGGTGGATAATCCGAGTATGAGGAGAGAAGAAGCAGATGTAGAAGCTGGTAGAGTGCCGTCTAGAGGCTGAGATTATAAAGAATCACTGAAGCTGGTTTGGTTGCAGCTTAGGACACTTTTGCCTTGTTCTTATACATTCTTTTGTTTGCTTACTTGTCTTTTGGTGTTTGGTTTACAGTTTATTGCTTTTAATTTGTTCAGTTCAGTTTTGTCGAACCAAATGTTAAAGCCAAAACGCTTCTATAATCTCCACTCCATGTTATAGATTAAACGAAATTAATGAAGAAAACGCTATTGAAAGATCATGCGTTTTAGCGAAGGTAGTGTActaatcccttatatactaaagcgcaagtcgTTTTTCCAATCAAAATCTGACACGtggaaaatcattttaaaaattaaaaaacaattgaCATGTggaaaaactaaaaaactataaataaataattaatttttttttctgaagttCCTATTTTCTTTAGTCTAAATATTAACTAcctatttcttattttaaaaaaaaaaatttaagctacgttgatttatatattttccgtATTTTCTTCAGTATCTTTTGTATAATAAAAGCATAAATCAATTGACCAATAAGTcaagtttatttttcaaaagaaaaacaaattactgaaaagaaaaacagtTGAAACAAGAGAACAAaccaatttatttttagttttactcTACAAAAaacgaaaagaagaaaaaactgtGTCAATTGCCTCAACCATTGCAGCCACGATACCCACCTCTTACATTACATCAACTTTAAATGCACACTAGAAtcactttgacaaaaaaaattacttataaaaaattattccaaacacttttattttttttccacaaaGTAACCAATGCTTTCATCTTTCGTTACTTTGATTTTCTTCTCTTGAAAACGCTGTTGAAGTATATAAAATGATTTTAGAGAAGATGAAGTGAAGGTTATACTTGCTTTTTGGAAATTCGTGGTTAGTGGTGTAGACGAGTTCAGATAATACTCCGTCAGTTTTATTTTAAGTGTTACTTTGAGTTTGTGCATacgattaagaaaataattaattttatatatttcttatataaaaacacaattatctttacacctaaccatattccaaccaataaaaaagtaaattgttaataaaaattaataaattttgcattgaaagttgaaaatgaaacttattttataacaaatttttttttcttagtagGAAATGGAGGGAGTAGTTGTTTAGTAAAAGAGTAAAcgataaaattttaacttttaagtctACATTTAATTATCTTCccttatgaagttttatttatttttttagttttttagttttttttctgcaGAGAAATCATTGCTGCTGCTAGGTCTTCAAGTGATAAGGTGAATAaattttagaagataattaaACAAGAGAATGTTAATCATTTTCTTATTCCGTACAACTAGTGGGTTATATATCACTCGACACATGGGCCTGTGAAATAAAAGAGAATTTAATGGGTCAAATATCAGTAGGCCCATGGGCCTGTTAATACACATGGCTCCACGCCCTCTTGTCTTGTTTAAACCTTCACATTTGTCACAGTAGCATAGAAATAATCGAAGAAACCTCTTTCCATCTTCCATTGATTTGAGTTTCTTCCAGCAGAAAGTAGAGGAAAATGGCTATGTCTATGGATCGGATCGTCGTTTCCCCTTCATCTTACGTTTGCCGTCCCTCTCAAGCTCGGGGATCCAGATCTTCCGTAGTTTCCATGGCTTCCACGATTCGCTCCGCTTCTacgtgagtttttttttttcctcgctTCATTGCCTGATCTGGTGATTTAGatttgagtgtcgatcgatgataaGTCTCTAGATTCGGTTGATCACATTGATTATTgaatgaaatgaaaaataaacttCTTGATCACTATATATGGTTTAGTAAAAGGAAGCTAAACCAACTAATAACCGTTAATACAGCCTATATATCAACTAATAATGAATTGTATTGTAGTGTTAGTAACTTAGTCTTAATTCATTTGAAATTCTATTTTTGGCTAATTACAGAGAGGTTACTAATGGAAAGAAGCTCTACATCCCTCCACGAGAAGTGCATGTCCAAGTGAAACACTCTATGCCACCACAGAAGCTGGAGATCTTCAAATCCTTAGAAGGATGGGCTGATGAGACCCTCTTGACTTACTTAAAACCCGTTGAGAAGTCCTGGCAGCCTACAGACTTTCTCCCGGAAGCTGAGTCTGAAGGGTTCTATGACCAAGTCAAGGAGCTGAGGGAGAGGTGCAAGGAGCTTCCTGATGAGTATTTCGTGGTGCTTGTTGGTGATATGATCACAGAAGAAGCGCTTCCGACTTACCAGACCATGTTGAACACCTTGGATGGAGTTAGGGATGAGACGGGAGCGAGTCCTACTCCTTGGGCGGTGTGGACGAGGGCTTGGACTGCTGAAGAGAATAGGCATGGGGATTTGCTTAACAAGTATCTTTATTTGTCTGGGAGAGTTGACATGAGGCAGATTGAGAAGACTATTCAGTACCTTATTGGCTCTGGaatggtaagttcttatgtttCAAGTTCTGAATTGATTTGCTTGATTGATTTGTATTGTCTTTGTAGGATCCTAAAACTGAGAACAACCCTTACTTGGGTTTCATCTACACTTCCTTCCAAGAGAGAGCCACCTTCATCTCCCATGGAAACACTGCCAGGCTGGCGAAAGATCGTGGAGACTTGAAACTTGCGCAGATATGCGGGACCATTGCTGCTGATGAGAAGCGCCACGAGACTGCTTACACCAAGATTGTGGAGAAGCTCTTTGAAATTGACGCTGATGGCACGATCCTGGGACTGGCTGATATGATGAAGAAAAAGATCTCAATGCCTGCACATTTAATGTACGATGGCCAAGATAATAACCTCTTTGAGCACTTCTCAACCGTTGCCCAGAGGCTTGGTGTCTACACTGCAAAGGACTATGCTGATATTCTGGAGTTTCTTGTTGAACGGTGGAACGTTGAGACTTTGTCAGGCCTTTCTAGTGAAGGACACAGGGCCCAGGTAAATTGGACTGCTTGGTTTGCTTTGTGTATTTAATTGGGCCCTGAGCTTGAACTCTGACTCTGTAAATGCCTTTGACAGGACTTTGTCTGCGGATTACCTGCAAGAATCCGCAGAATTGAAGAGAGAGCTCAAGGAAGAGCCAAGGAAGCAGCCAAAAACGTGCCATTCAGCTGGATCTTTGGTCGAGAGATTAGGGCTTAAGCAAAACAGTTCTCTATCAGATTATGCCCAGAGTAAGCCATAAATTTCGTCATCTATGAGGAACCACTTTTAAGACCACGAAAGTTCATTtgaatatgttttgttttccaCGGAACATTGTAGATAAAGGCTTGTGGTTAGGTTatgtttcttgtttgaattaGTTCAAGACCAAAAAAGCTGTTTTGAGTGTTTGTAGTGTCAGTGTCTCGTTACCAAAGCACAAAACTTAAGAGTTTGCTCTTTATATTTGGTTCTCTTTATGTTGTATCAGTACCGAATAATGCTCTCATAAATAAAGAAAGGTTTGTAAACTCAATGGTTTTCTCTCTTGCAGTTAATAACTAAACCAAGGCTGACAGTTTTATTACCACACCAAATATGAAACTTAAGAGAACGTTTTAATACATTTGAAACAGAGTAAAGACCAGAATGAATACCACCTTGACTGATTCaaacaagaaagaagaaagacttgattcaaaatcttgtttttttcGGCTTAACTTCAACTCTCATTCACCAATTCGTAGTAACGAAATTAcacttttacaaaattttcaCCCCACGTACAATATCAGGATCTAGTATCACCGAGGAACACTTAGAATGATCATACGCTATCCGAATCATTTCGATATTGTATTTTTCACTActacaaaaatcaaaatcttgttttgcttttaaaacataagatttttttaatagaaatttgGTTAATTTGAAGTTAGAAAAAGAAACTATATGTTTTGCAGGAGAAGTACTCCACTTTTATATTCCTTCCAACTATATCctcaaaatgtttaaaaatagaaattggaagagagagagagagagagagagagagagagagagagagagagagagagagaagggttTTTGGGGGTTTAGAATCAGAAACTGCAGCTGAAGATAGTCTGTGAGAGAAAGAAGCAATGTGGAGATCCATTTTATGCCGATCGCAAAATGCCTCTCGGAACCTCTTCGCTACTCGAATCTCGACGAAGAAGACCCATTCTCCTTCGCTAACATCCCTTCCCAGGCTCTCATACGCTTCCTCTGAAAATGCTTCCCCCCGAAACCTCAGGCTCTTCTCCTCGACCCCTACTGAAGAGAAGAACCCATTTTCATCAGCCTCAGAGCTCGCCCACGAAGAATCAAATCCTTCCCATTCTGGGTTCTCCGAAAGTCATGATTTTTATGTAAATGGTGCTGAGATTGCTACAATTGAAGCTTCTGACGATGGATCCGTTGCACAAGTCGAGGAAGTGACTCAATTTGACGAGgaaaagtttgaatctttgCTATCTCTGTTACGAAGTGAAGAAGAGTCTTTTAGAGTTTGGTCTGAAGACGCTCGACGTCGATCTAAACTCAGACCTTGTCGTCAAAGTGTTTGAGTCCCCAGGAATCTCAGGTAAGAACTTGATTAGGTTTCTCAAGTGGGCAACTAATAAGAAACAAGAGATCACTCTCACCACATCGCTTGT
The window above is part of the Brassica napus cultivar Da-Ae chromosome C3, Da-Ae, whole genome shotgun sequence genome. Proteins encoded here:
- the LOC125575568 gene encoding putative lipid phosphate phosphatase 3, chloroplastic, encoding MMREAQQGTHTLRSHGMTLARTHMHDWIILVLLVILECILLIIHPFYRFVGKDMMTDLSYPLKSNTVPIWSVPVYAMLLPLAIFVFIYFRRRDVYDLHHAVLGLLYSVLVTAVLTDSIKNAVGRPRPDFFWRCFPDGKAVYDSLGDVICHGDKSVIREGHKSFPSGHTSWSFAGLGFLSLYLSGKIRAFDGKGHVAKLCIVILPLLVAALVGISRVDDYWHHWQDVFAGGLLGLVVSTFCYLQFFPPPYRTEAWGPYAYFLVLEAARAQAQAQAQAQAAENEAAQRPPQGDNGEEEDGGFMGLHLVDNPSMRREEADVEAGRVPSRG
- the LOC106438946 gene encoding stearoyl-[acyl-carrier-protein] 9-desaturase 5, chloroplastic isoform X1; this encodes MAMSMDRIVVSPSSYVCRPSQARGSRSSVVSMASTIRSASTYREVTNGKKLYIPPREVHVQVKHSMPPQKLEIFKSLEGWADETLLTYLKPVEKSWQPTDFLPEAESEGFYDQVKELRERCKELPDEYFVVLVGDMITEEALPTYQTMLNTLDGVRDETGASPTPWAVWTRAWTAEENRHGDLLNKYLYLSGRVDMRQIEKTIQYLIGSGMDPKTENNPYLGFIYTSFQERATFISHGNTARLAKDRGDLKLAQICGTIAADEKRHETAYTKIVEKLFEIDADGTILGLADMMKKKISMPAHLMYDGQDNNLFEHFSTVAQRLGVYTAKDYADILEFLVERWNVETLSGLSSEGHRAQDFVCGLPARIRRIEERAQGRAKEAAKNVPFSWIFGREIRA
- the LOC106438946 gene encoding stearoyl-[acyl-carrier-protein] 9-desaturase 5, chloroplastic isoform X2; the encoded protein is MAMSMDRIVVSPSSYVCRPSQARGSRSSVVSMASTIRSASTEVTNGKKLYIPPREVHVQVKHSMPPQKLEIFKSLEGWADETLLTYLKPVEKSWQPTDFLPEAESEGFYDQVKELRERCKELPDEYFVVLVGDMITEEALPTYQTMLNTLDGVRDETGASPTPWAVWTRAWTAEENRHGDLLNKYLYLSGRVDMRQIEKTIQYLIGSGMDPKTENNPYLGFIYTSFQERATFISHGNTARLAKDRGDLKLAQICGTIAADEKRHETAYTKIVEKLFEIDADGTILGLADMMKKKISMPAHLMYDGQDNNLFEHFSTVAQRLGVYTAKDYADILEFLVERWNVETLSGLSSEGHRAQDFVCGLPARIRRIEERAQGRAKEAAKNVPFSWIFGREIRA